A window of the Plasmodium falciparum 3D7 genome assembly, chromosome: 3 genome harbors these coding sequences:
- a CDS encoding ATP-dependent RNA helicase DHX57, putative: MNNTFKINKKRRTVYESYNIINIANKKRYMCNDNKMDNDNNIINEKKYFNNSSSIKNTGNNYKNDNIDKSYDMCERRSMMDRDENIYNNNYKNKNRNNYSNKNNYSNNINHMDNRRNTYKGDLDGRKQYLSNKHYESKNDNENSYNLKKYNFNIPPIKYNNNNNNNNNNNNNDRQNIDNNIYKFYDDKNEKKSNKTHSYGNNFNNEFNTFNDPKQNYMSNESHNMTQDGHPIYNHNNNNNDGRIKNRKDISLSSYGYNKISNDNLSKENTSYINQYNNSGGANRHVINAQHNNNQHNNNQHNNNFNYHNYKNAKPYQDKYKNGDSFKFSAYNAEQHDNMDKNYYQDIHKNNMKHSTKGDTAISFNGQKVFGSFKNKQMKEKRKFFKNKERGSSINRPGMHNNNNNYNNNNNNNYYNNYNNHFCDDAERRNNKNENWCEINSNELYEKDGDMPIYNANENCNLKKMIYKNDKKEKEKIKILLTEDNVNNVQSNIEKLSIYKSRNEIIEMIEKNDVTFINGETGSGKSTCVPKFLLEENIRENKKINIIVTEPRRIACIALSKILSELTNEKLGQKIGYRISGESLYDSEKTVITYITIGYLFKLFLHHKNMYKKFTHVIIDEIHDRSILLDIVLLFIKLYLHNKQKDEQMFKLIIMSATMQSNLFYSYFEHPNIKMGSIFIGTKIFSIDTFYIEDIINYTRYGSRNIHDEKINDEKINDEKINDEKINDEKINDDNKKSCDDKKSCDDKKSCDGNNNFVKESVIDFILRRKNCNKINLSKNSEMLLYKIKSEYDKNIHMFNNNNNKYCNDKNKDLDVDEIIPANVFSNISNLCLELVYNLCLKGDSVIIFLSGMQDITDMYHQLSMIINNNMDNPSNSNININNGNDANDANDVNNMHNMHNMHNMHNIANQLTYHRTDIKIHIHMLHSCLYDNTIHKLKHNDTDINIFLSSNIAESSITIPNVRLVIDFCIQKNIEYNDKKKAHILVKKWINKSSMEQRKGRCGRTCHGICIRMISKNFLNLLRDHKISEIYTHSLHLLYLYILKSMSVLNGLINKRNEVVHCDNTNVYNVKEVKDQKNGICKNEISHSHAENKKLTIYDVLSMIIEKPSKEKIKSTRYELEKVKAVIKIKDKLVISIIGQIMIRFNLSINLCRLLLYGVLLDVTFDTIILIGILNTNDIFPNINLYSSKNIYSYAVSLEICSKQKAYFDGNTYSEPIMLRNVFLEWLCVYLLYVQGLKKENKFHRKELKTYYMNTCSIMNKRNHVNSKKLLCVINSVDNLCKKMLKMLNKNSNAYKSCVYLLYLLRGGSDINYNMGNNSNNNNDNSGEIINADGITPNNTHMNEINGMNVFNVVTKYCLFDYSNQNIYLKFLFSLSFTPLFIHGSPNLPLRDLNEGKKKSKKLMNVLNFMIDNKLDVKNCIYFSGVYIPDINILKRAICIMCPYLSFDIYVSKNIYYVYFHNNNYHNNYHNNILKGDDFSYYNKTICDKGDADMSVNSYLNLTQEGHDTDGITSFGVSPLMNNNNMYGNNYIHNNVYYPCNGINNYYNNNVVNSQNNYMMKMIMSNYYSESFLNLTSGKNYPDIIEKIRNKLLYKYNNNVEKSIFHNFYNNILNLIQPVNAIVPVYSNKYDEINNASICTNIINMFSNGKWIFTMPLFNPNKRKCEVSEYFNHKYELKKPKHLFLVKWMFLNTDNYKIKKNKQKEHVMDTNNALVNNNSLGKNVSKNDIHRDNINDYSLNDQEDQQYNKGYYYDDYDDYDDYDDDDNNDDNNDNNNNNNDDNNNNNDDDYLSNVKVESDNNNTHQNNPDGYEGNDSSSMCSDNNKKSKQKKMKCNLNFRSVLGFLSMCPFNFDTKRNIYDNQTADIYAVCSSIDYSYTNDTYTWVNYVTVLPNKYFLTFFLSSIPYHDNVIIQTRTNLYTSDILSIKIFDSKEIILKNMKKMKHKNKTNTTNYYDTNSTINNPNITKHDLLRVNYLRYVMSKLLLSLTLSFNRQEIEQNTQPLKLSEKSKRKSVIINKDGPNNDNRVDANDKNVNGNDKNVNDNDKNVNSQDNQGNQKDHFDDEDEEYFSDEDIMSDIEENNILKENLYLKQIVINMIEENNMDYINYNKYSMDNMDIDEHFNLQYLYEDEHFINLNEKWYNNKGEILMNTYDYLYNSLKNENDYNQYNNNNNNNNNNNNNSSYMVKNIKEKALNSLEAVKSSYLNNNFSVQVQNTMNAYERTNSEDFLFFQPINISPIKEANYKLRSMYYNEVAPTLDKFRRTNRQV, translated from the coding sequence cGTATGATATGTGTGAAAGAAGAAGTATGATGGATAgagatgaaaatatatataataataattataaaaataaaaatagaaataattatagtaataaaaataattatagtaataatataaaccatATGGATAATAGAAGAAATACTTATAAGGGAGATTTAGATGGAAGAAAACAATATTTAAGCAACAAACATTATGAatcaaaaaatgataatgagaattcatataatttaaaaaagtataattttaatatccCCCcgattaaatataataataataataataataataataataataataataatgatagacagaatatagataataacatatataaattttatgatgataaaaatgaaaaaaaaagtaacaaAACACATTCTTATGGTAACAACTTTAATAATGAatttaatacatttaatgatcctaaacaaaattatatgtcTAATGAATCACATAATATGACACAAGATGGTCACCccatatataatcataataataataataatgatggtagaataaaaaatagaaaagatatatcattatcatcgTATGGTTATAATAAGATAAGTAATGATAATTTATCAAAGGAAAAtacatcatatataaatcaatataataatagcgGTGGGGCAAACAGACATGTAATCAACGcacaacataataataaccaacataataataaccaacataataataattttaattatcaTAACTATAAAAATGCTAAACCATATCAGGATAAATATAAGAACGGAGATTCATTTAAATTCTCTGCATACAATGCAGAACAACATGataatatggataaaaattattatcaagatattcacaaaaataatatgaagcATAGTACTAAAGGTGATACAGCTATTTCTTTTAATGGTCAGAAGGTGTTTGGaagttttaaaaataagcaaatgaaagaaaaaagaaaattctttaaaaataaagaaagggGCTCATCTATTAATCGTCCTGGTatgcataataataataataattataataataataataataataattattataataattataataatcatttttgTGATGATGCGGAAAGGagaaataataagaatgaaaACTGGTGTGAAATAAATTCAAATGAACTATATGAAAAAGATGGTGATATGCCTATATATAATGCAAATGAAAATTgcaacttaaaaaaaatgatttataaaaacgataagaaagaaaaggagaaaataaaaatattattaacagAAGATAATGTAAACAATGTTCAAAGTAATATAGAAAAGTTATCCATATATAAATCAAGGAATGAAATAATAGAAATGATTGAAAAGAACGATGTAACATTTATAAATGGAGAAACTGGTTCAGGAAAATCTACGTGTGTACctaaatttttattagaagaaaatataagagaaaataaaaaaataaatattatagtaACTGAACCAAGACGAATAGCATGTATAGCATTatctaaaatattatcagagttaacaaatgaaaaattgGGTCAAAAAATAGGATATAGAATATCTGGAGAATCATTATATGATAGTGAAAAGACtgtaataacatatataactattggttatttatttaaattatttttacatcataaaaatatgtataaaaaatttacacaTGTTATAATAGACGAAATACATGATAGAAGTATATTATTAGATATTGTATTGTTGTTTAtcaaattatatttacataataaacAGAAGGATGAGCAAATGTtcaaattaattattatgtcTGCAACAATGCAaagtaatttattttattcatatttcgAGCACccaaatattaaaatgggTTCTATATTTATAGGTACCAAAATTTTTAGTATCGATACGTTCTATATAGAGGATATAATAAACTACACAAGATATGGTAGTAGAAATATAcatgatgaaaaaataaatgatgaaaaaataaatgatgaaaaaataaacgatgaaaaaataaacgatgaaaaaataaacgatgataacaaaaaaagTTGTGATGACAAAAAAAGTTGTGATGACAAAAAAAGTTGTGATGGTAATAACAATTTCGTTAAAGAAAGTGTTATCGATTTCATCCTTCGAAgaaaaaattgtaataaaataaacttaTCAAAAAATTCagaaatgttattatataaaataaagagtgaatatgacaaaaatatacatatgtttaataataataataataaatattgtaatgataaaaataaggaCTTGGATGTCGATGAGATCATTCCAGCAAATGTCTTTTCTAATATATCTAATCTATGTTTAGAATTGgtttataatttatgtttGAAAGGAGATagtgttattatatttttatcggGAATGCAGGATATAACGGATATGTATCACCAATTAAGCATgatcataaataataatatggacaATCCATCCAATAGTAAtattaacataaataatGGGAATGATGCGAATGATGCGAATGATGTGAATAATATGCACAATATGCATAATATGCATAATATGCACAATATTGCTAACCAGTTGACATACCATCGTACGGATATCAAAATACACATTCATATGTTACACAGCTGTTTATACGATAATACCATCCATAAACTTAAACATAACGATAcagatattaatatatttttatcctcAAATATAGCAGAGAGTTCTATTACCATACCAAATGTTAGATTAGTTATTGATTTTTGTATTCAAAAGAATATCGAATATAACGATAAGAAAAAAGCACATATTTTAGTAAAAAAGTGGATTAACAAATCATCTATGGAACAAAGGAAAGGAAGATGTGGTCGAACATGTCATGGGATCTGTATTAGAATGATCAGTAAGAATTTTTTGAATCTTTTAAGAGATCATAAAATATcggaaatatatacacatagtttacatttattatatttatatatattaaaaagcaTGTCTGTATTAAACGGATTAATTAATAAACGTAATGAAGTTGTTCATTGTGATAatacaaatgtatataatgtaAAAGAAGTAAAAGATCAAAAGAATGGAATttgtaaaaatgaaatttcACATTCACATgcagaaaacaaaaaattaaccATATATGATGTGTTAAGTATGATTATCGAAAAACCATCtaaggaaaaaattaaaagtacACGTTATGAATTAGAAAAGGTTAAAGCTGTGATCAAAATAAAAGACAAATTAGTTATATCCATTATCGGTCAGATAATGATTCGTTTTAATTTAAGTATAAATTTGTGTAGACTTCTATTATATGGGGTTCTATTAGATGTGACCTTTGATACCATAATCCTTATAGGTATATTAAATACGAATGATATATTTCCAAACATTAATTTGTATTCATCAAAGAATATTTATTCCTATGCTGTATCATTAGAAATATGTTCTAAACAAAAAGCTTATTTTGACGGGAATACATATTCTGAGCCGATCATGTTAAGAAACGTGTTCTTAGAATGGTTAtgtgtttatttattatatgtacaaggtttaaaaaaggaaaataaattccatagaaaagaattaaagacatattatatgaatacatGTTCTATTATGAATAAAAGAAATCATGTTAATTCCAAAAAACTTTTGTGTGTAATAAATAGTGTAGATaatttatgtaaaaaaatgttaaaaatgttgaataaaaatagtaaCGCATATAAATcatgtgtatatttattgtatctCTTACGAGGTGGTTcagatataaattataacatGGGAAATAATagcaacaataataatgataatagtggtgaaataataaatgcaGATGGTATTACTCCTAATAATACACACATGAACGAAATTAATGGTATGAATGTATTTAATGTAGTAACAAAGTATTGTCTTTTTGATTATTCTAATCAAAACATTTatctaaaatttttatttagttTATCTTTTACACCTTTGTTTATACATGGATCCCCAAATTTGCCTTTAAGAGATTTAAATGAAGGAAAGaagaaaagtaaaaaattaatgaatgtattaaattttatgatAGATAATAAATTAGATGTAAagaattgtatatattttagtgGTGTATATATTCCAGAtatcaatattttaaaaagagcaatatgtataatgtgtccatatttatcttttgatatatatgtgagtaaaaatatttattacgtatactttcataataataattatcataataattatcataataatattcttaaGGGTGATGATTTtagttattataataaaaccaTTTGTGACAAAGGAGATGCTGATATGAGTGTTAATTCTTATCTTAATCTTACTCAAGAAGGACATGATACCGATGGAATCACATCATTCGGAGTATCACCCCTcatgaacaataataatatgtatggtaataattatattcataataatgtgTATTATCCATGTAATGGAATaaacaattattataataacaatgtTGTGAAttcacaaaataattatatgatgaaaatgatcatgtcaaattattattctgaatcatttttaaatttaacgAGTGGGAAAAATTATCCAGatattatagaaaaaataagaaataaattattatataaatataataataatgttgaaAAAtctatttttcataatttttataataatatcctTAATTTAATACAACCTGTTAATGCAATAGTACCTGTgtattcaaataaatatgatgaaattaataatgcttctatatgtacaaatattataaacatgTTTTCGAATGGAAAATGGATATTTACCATGCCATTATTTAATCCTAATAAAAGGAAATGTGAAGTGAGTGAATATTTTAATCATAAATATGAACTGAAAAAACCAAAGCATTTATTTTTAGTAAAGTGGATGTTTTTAAATAcagataattataaaataaaaaaaaacaaacaaaaagaaCATGTAATGGATACTAATAATGCtcttgtaaataataattctttaggTAAAAATGTGAGCAAAAATGATATTCATagggataatataaatgattattCTTTGAACGACCAGGAGGATCAACAATACAATAAGGGATATTACTATGATGATTATGATGATTATGatgattatgatgatgatgataataatgatgataataatgataataataataataataatgatgataataataataataatgatgacgaTTATTTAAGTAATGTAAAAGTCGagagtgataataataatactcaTCAGAATAATCCTGATGGGTATGAAGGTAATGATTCAAGTTCCATGTgtagtgataataataaaaaatcgaaacaaaaaaaaatgaaatgtaATTTGAATTTCAGATCAGTACTTGGATTTTTATCCATGTGTCCATTTAATTTTGatacaaaaagaaatatatatgataatcaAACTGCAGATATATATGCTGTATGTTCAAGTATTGATTATAGTTATACGAATGATACTTATACATGGGTAAATTATGTTACAGTGCTtccaaataaatatttcctAACTTTCTTTTTATCATCCATTCCTTATCATGATAATGTAATTATTCAAACAAGGACAAATCTATATACGTCtgatatattatctataaaaatatttgattcaaaagaaattattttaaaaaatatgaaaaaaatgaaacataaaaataaaacaaatacaaCCAATTATTATGATACTAATTCGACAATCAATAATCCAAATATTACCAAGCATGATTTGTTGAGAGTAAATTATCTTCGTTATGTCATGtccaaattattattatccttaACTTTGTCTTTTAATCGTCAGGAAATCGAGCAAAACACGCAACCTCTTAAATTAAGTGAAAAGAGTAAAAGGAAAAGTGTCATAATTAATAAGGATGGACCAAATAACGACAACAGGGTTGATGcgaatgataaaaatgttaatggtaatgataaaaatgttaatgataatgataaaaatgttaaCAGTCAAGATAATCAGGGTAACCAAAAAGACCATtttgatgatgaagatgaagaaTATTTTAGTGACGAAGATATAATGAGTGatatagaagaaaataatattttaaaggaAAATCTCTATTTAAAACAAAtagttataaatatgattgaagaaaataatatggattatataaattataataaatatagtaTGGATAATATGGACATAGATGAACATTTTAatttacaatatttatatgaggATGAACATTTTATAAATCTAAATGAAAAATGGTATAATAACAAAGGAGAAATTTTAATGAATAcatatgattatttatataactctttaaaaaatgaaaatgattataatcaatataataacaataacaacaacaataacaataacaataataacagtTCTTATAtggttaaaaatataaaagaaaaagctTTAAACTCCTTAGAAGCTGTTAAAAGTAGTTATCTAAATAATAACTTTTCTGTACAAGTACAAAATACAATGAATGCTTATGAAAGAACTAATTCTGAAGATTTTCTCTTCTTTCAACCAATAAACATTTCTCCTATTAAAGAAGCAAATTACAAATTAAGGTCCATGTATTATAATGAAGTAGCACCTACCCTGGACAAATTTAGGAGAACAAATCGACAAGTGTAA